The Macaca nemestrina isolate mMacNem1 chromosome 12, mMacNem.hap1, whole genome shotgun sequence genome contains a region encoding:
- the LOC105476280 gene encoding roundabout homolog 3 isoform X11, translating to MGLGPAPYPWLADSWPHPSRSPSAQEPRGSCCPSNPDPDDRYYNEAGISLYLAQTARGTAAPGEGPVYSTIDPAGEELQTFHGGFPQHPSGDAGPWSQYAPPEWSQGDSGAKGGRVKLLGKPVQMPSLNWPEALPPPPPSCELSCLEGPEEELEGSSEPEEWCPPMPERSHLTEPSSSGGCLVTPSRRETPSPTPSYGQQSTATLTPSPPDPPQPPTDMPHLHQMPRRVPLGPSSPLSVSQPMLGIREGRPAGLGAGSAALPHLSPSPAPSIASSAPGRTWQGNGEMTPPLQGPRARFRKKPKALPYRRENSPGDLPPPPLPPPEEEASWALELRAAGSMSSLERERSGERKVVQAMPLAAQRGPHPDEEAWLPYSRPSFLSRGQGTSTCSTAGSNSSRGSSSSRGSRGPGRSRSRSRSQSQRPGQKRREEPR from the exons ATGGGCCTTGGCCCCGCCCCCTACCCATGGCTGGCAGATTCGTGGCCCCACCCATCTCGAAGCCCCTCAGCCCAGGAACCCAGGGGAAGCTGCTGCCCCAGCAATCCTGACCCGGACGACAGATATTACAATG AAGCAGGAATCTCCCTGTATCTGGCTCAGACGGCCCGGGGCACGGCCGCCCCGGGCGAGGGTCCTGTCTACAGCACCATTGACCCAGCGGGGGAGGAGCTGCAGACCTTCCATGGGGGCTTCCCCCAACATCCCTCAGGGGATGCGGGCCCCTGGAGCCAGTATGCTCCTCCAGAGTGGAGCCAGGGGGACAGTG GAGCCAAGGGAGGCAGAGTGAAGCTTCTGGGGAAACCTGTgcagatgccctctctcaactGGCCAgaagccctgcccccacctcctccttcttGTGAACTGAGCTGCCTAGAGGGGCCCGAGGAGGAGCTGGAGGGCAG CTCAGAGCCAGAGGAGTGGTGCCCGCCAATGCCTGAGAGAAGCCACCTGACGGAGCCCAGCTCCAGTGGAGGGTGCCTGGTCACTCCATCCCGAAGGGAAACCCCCTCTCCCACACCCTCCTATGGACAGCAGTCCACAGCCACTCTTACCCCCTCACCTCCTgaccctccccagcccccaactGACATGCCCCATCTCCACCAGATGCCCAG GAGGGTGCCCCTTGGGCCGAGTTCCCCTCTCAGTGTATCCCAGCCCATGCTGGGCATCCGTGAAGGGAGgcctgctggcctgggtgctggcTCTGCAGCCttgccccacctcagccccagtCCTGCCCCTAGCATAGCCAGCAGTGCCCCAG GCAGAACCTGGCAGGGGAATGGGGAGATGACTCCCCCACTTCAAGGACCCCGTGCTCGATTCCGGAAGAAACCCAAGGCTCTTCCCTACAGGAGGGAGAACAGTCCTGGGG ACTTGCCCCCACCACCCTTGCCACCGCCAGAGGAAGAGGCGAGCTGGGCCCTAGAGCTGAGGGCAGCAGGCAGCATGTCTTCCCTGGAGCGGGAGCGCAGTGGAGAGAGGAAAGTGGTACAGGCCATGCCCCTGGCAGCCCAGAGGGGTCCCCACCCGGATG AAGAGGCCTGGCTCCCGTACAGCAGACCAAGCTTCCTTTCCCGGGGCCAGGGCACCAGCACCTGTTCCACGGCTGGCAGCAACTCTTCCAGGGGCTCCAGCAGCTCTAGGGGATCCCGGGGCCCTGGCCGGAGCCGGAGTCGGAGCCGGAGCCAGAGCCAAAGGCCGGGACAGAAACGCCGAGAG GAACCAAGATGA
- the LOC112425656 gene encoding LOW QUALITY PROTEIN: putative cancer susceptibility gene HEPN1 protein (The sequence of the model RefSeq protein was modified relative to this genomic sequence to represent the inferred CDS: deleted 2 bases in 1 codon), protein MGNGGLGIAPWDDGESELEFRRLNGPGMQGPLEALRRRGWNTQRASFSFRLVIAFSPDTVDYCHSYELFNRWWHGHVLATQRPSLFILMLV, encoded by the exons ATGGGTAACGGGGGCCTTGGAATAGCTCCATGGGATGATGGAGAATCAGAGCTAGAGTTTAGGAGGTTG AATGGGCCAGGGATGCAGGGACCCTTGGAGGCATTAAGGAGGAGGGGATGGAATACACAGAGGGCCTCCTTCTCTTTCAGATTGGTAATTGCCTTCTCTCCTGACACAGTAGATTACTGCCACTCCTATGAACTGTTCAATAGGTGGTGGCATGGGCATGTCCTGGCTACACAGCGGCCCAGTCTCTTTATTTTGATGTTAGTGTGA
- the LOC105476280 gene encoding roundabout homolog 3 isoform X12, with the protein MGLGPAPYPWLADSWPHPSRSPSAQEPRGSCCPSNPDPDDRYYNGAKGGRVKLLGKPVQMPSLNWPEALPPPPPSCELSCLEGPEEELEGSSEPEEWCPPMPERSHLTEPSSSGGCLVTPSRRETPSPTPSYGQQSTATLTPSPPDPPQPPTDMPHLHQMPRRVPLGPSSPLSVSQPMLGIREGRPAGLGAGSAALPHLSPSPAPSIASSAPGRTWQGNGEMTPPLQGPRARFRKKPKALPYRRENSPGDLPPPPLPPPEEEASWALELRAAGSMSSLERERSGERKVVQAMPLAAQRGPHPDEEAWLPYSRPSFLSRGQGTSTCSTAGSNSSRGSSSSRGSRGPGRSRSRSRSQSQRPGQKRREEPR; encoded by the exons ATGGGCCTTGGCCCCGCCCCCTACCCATGGCTGGCAGATTCGTGGCCCCACCCATCTCGAAGCCCCTCAGCCCAGGAACCCAGGGGAAGCTGCTGCCCCAGCAATCCTGACCCGGACGACAGATATTACAATG GAGCCAAGGGAGGCAGAGTGAAGCTTCTGGGGAAACCTGTgcagatgccctctctcaactGGCCAgaagccctgcccccacctcctccttcttGTGAACTGAGCTGCCTAGAGGGGCCCGAGGAGGAGCTGGAGGGCAG CTCAGAGCCAGAGGAGTGGTGCCCGCCAATGCCTGAGAGAAGCCACCTGACGGAGCCCAGCTCCAGTGGAGGGTGCCTGGTCACTCCATCCCGAAGGGAAACCCCCTCTCCCACACCCTCCTATGGACAGCAGTCCACAGCCACTCTTACCCCCTCACCTCCTgaccctccccagcccccaactGACATGCCCCATCTCCACCAGATGCCCAG GAGGGTGCCCCTTGGGCCGAGTTCCCCTCTCAGTGTATCCCAGCCCATGCTGGGCATCCGTGAAGGGAGgcctgctggcctgggtgctggcTCTGCAGCCttgccccacctcagccccagtCCTGCCCCTAGCATAGCCAGCAGTGCCCCAG GCAGAACCTGGCAGGGGAATGGGGAGATGACTCCCCCACTTCAAGGACCCCGTGCTCGATTCCGGAAGAAACCCAAGGCTCTTCCCTACAGGAGGGAGAACAGTCCTGGGG ACTTGCCCCCACCACCCTTGCCACCGCCAGAGGAAGAGGCGAGCTGGGCCCTAGAGCTGAGGGCAGCAGGCAGCATGTCTTCCCTGGAGCGGGAGCGCAGTGGAGAGAGGAAAGTGGTACAGGCCATGCCCCTGGCAGCCCAGAGGGGTCCCCACCCGGATG AAGAGGCCTGGCTCCCGTACAGCAGACCAAGCTTCCTTTCCCGGGGCCAGGGCACCAGCACCTGTTCCACGGCTGGCAGCAACTCTTCCAGGGGCTCCAGCAGCTCTAGGGGATCCCGGGGCCCTGGCCGGAGCCGGAGTCGGAGCCGGAGCCAGAGCCAAAGGCCGGGACAGAAACGCCGAGAG GAACCAAGATGA
- the LOC105476278 gene encoding roundabout homolog 4: MGSGGESLRGSRASRPLLLLLIMGGMAQDSPPQILVHPQDQLFQGPGPARMSCQASGQPPPTIRWLLNGQPLSMVPPDPHHLLPDGTLLLLQPPARGHAHDGQALSTDLGVYTCEASNRLGTAVSRGARLSVAVLREDFQIQPRDMVAVVGEQLTLECGPPWGHPEPTVSWWKDGKPLVLQPGRYTVSGGSLLMARAEKSDAGAYMCVATNSAGHRESRAARVSIQEPQDYTEPVELLAVRIQLENVTLLNPDPAKGPKPGPAVWLSWKVSGPAAPAQSYTALFRTQTAPGDQGAPWAEELLAGWQSAELGGLHWGQDYEFKVRPSSGRARGPDSNVLLLRLPEKVPSAPPQEVTLKPGNGSVLVSWVPPPAENHNGIIRGYQVWSLGNTSLPPANWTVVGEQTQLEIATRMPGSYCVQVAAVTGAGAGEPSSPVCLLLEQAMERATREPSEHGPWTLEQLRATLKQPEVIATCGVVLWLLLLGTAVCIHRRRRAGVHLGPGLYRYTSKDAILKHRMDHSDSQWLADTWRSTSGSRDLSSSSSLSSRLGADPRDPLDCRRSLLSWDSRSPGVPLLPDTSTFYGSLIAELPSSPPARPSPQVPAVRRLPPQLARLSSPCSSSDSLCSHRGLSSPRLSLAPTEAWKAKKKQELQHVNSSPLLRGSQPLELRACELGNRGSKNLSQSPGAVPQALVAWRALGPKLLSSSNELVTRPLPPAPLFPHETPQTQSQQTQPPVAPQAPSSILLATAPIPILSPCSPPSPQASSLSGPSPASSHLSSSSLSSLGEDQDSVLTPEEVALCLELSEGEETPRNSVSPMPRAPSPPTTYGYISTPTASEFTGMDRTGGGVGSEGGVLLCPPRPCLTPTPSEGSLANGWGSASEDNAASARASLVSSSDGSFLADAHFARALAVAVDSFGFGLEPREADCVFTDASSPPSPRDDIFLTPNLSLPLWEWRPDWLEDMEVNHTQLLGRGMPPWSPDSRISSQRSQLHCPVPKAGASPVDYS; encoded by the exons ATGGGCTCTGGAGGAGAAAGCCTCCGGGGGTCCCGGGCTTCCCGGCCTCTGCTGCTCCTGCTCATCATGG GAGGCATGGCTCAGGACTCCCCGCCCCAGATCCTAGTCCACCCGCAAGACCAGCTGTTCCAGGGCCCTGGCCCTGCCAGGATGAGCTGCCAAGCCTCGGGCCAGCCACCTCCCACCATCCGCTGGCTGCTGAATGGGCAGCCCCTGAGCATGGTGCCCCCAGACCCACACCACCTCCTGCCTGATGGGACCCTTCTGCTGCTGCAGCCCCCTGCCCGGGGACATGCCCACGATGGCCAGGCCCTGTCCACAGACCTTGGTGTCTACACATGTGAGGCCAGCAACCGGCTGGGCACAGCAGTCAGCAGAGGCGCTCGGCTCTCTGTGGCTG TCCTCCGGGAGGATTTCCAGATCCAGCCTCGGGACATGGTAGCTGTGGTGGGTGAGCAGTTAACTCTGGAATGTGGGCCGCCCTGGGGCCACCCAGAGCCCACAGTCTCATGGTGGAAAGATGGGAAACCCCTGGTCCTCCAGCCCGGAAGGTACACG GTGTCCGGGGGGTCCCTGCTGATGGCAAGAGCAGAGAAGAGTGACGCAGGGGCCTACATGTGTGTGGCCACCAACAGCGCAGGACACAGGGAGAGCCGCGCAGCCCGGGTGTCCATCCAGG AGCCCCAGGACTACACAGAGCCTGTGGAGCTTTTGGCTGTGCGAATTCAGCTGGAAAATGTGACACTGCTGAACCCGGACCCCGCAAAGGGCCCCAAGCCTGGACCGGCTGTGTGGCTCAGCTGGAAG GTGAGCGGCCCTGCTGCACCTGCCCAATCTTACACGGCCTTGTTCAGGACCCAGACTGCCCCGGGAGACCAGGGAGCTCCATGGGCAGAGGAGCTGCTGGCCGGCTGGCAGAGCGCAGAGCTTGGAGGCCTCCACTGGGGCCAAGACTATGAGTTCAAAGTGAGACCATCCTCCGGCCGGGCTCGAGGCCCTGACAGCAacgtgctgctcctgaggctgCCGGAAAAAG TGCCCAGTGCCCCACCCCAGGAGGTGACCCTAAAACCTGGCAATGGCAGTGTCCTTGTGAGCTGGGTCCCACCACCTGCTGAAAACCACAATGGCATCATCCGTGGCTACCAG GtctggagcctgggcaacacgtcACTGCCCCCAGCCAACTGGACTGTGGTTGGTGAGCAGACCCAGCTGGAAATCGCCACCCGCATGCCAGGCTCCTACTGTGTGCAAGTGGCTGCAGTCACTGGTGCTGGAGCTGGAGAACCCAGTAGCCCTGTCTGCCTCCTTTTAG AGCAGGCCATGGAGCGAGCCACCCGAGAACCCAGTGAGCATGGTCCCTGGACCCTGGAGCAGCTGAGGGCCACCTTGAAGCAGCCTGAGGTCATTGCCACCTGTGGTGTTGTGCTCTGGCTGCTGCTTCTGGGCACCGCTGTGTGTATCCACCGCCGGCGCCGAGCTGGGGTGCACCTGGGCCCAG GTCTGTACAGATATACCAGTAAGGACGCCATCCTAAAACACAG GATGGATCACAGTGACTCCCAGTGGTTGGCAGACACTTGGCGTTCCACCTCTGGCTCTCGGGActtgagcagcagcagcagcctcagCAGTAGGCTGGGGGCGGACCCCCGGGACCCGCTAGACTGTCGTCGCTCCT TGCTCTCCTGGGACTCCCGAAGCCCCGGCGTGCCCCTGCTTCCAGACACCAGCACTTTTTATGGCTCCCTCATCGCTGAGCTGCCCTCCAGTCCCCCAGCCAGGCCAAGTCCCCAGGTCCCAGCTGTCAGGCGCCTACCACCCCAGCTGGCCCGACTTTCCAGCCCCTGTTCCAGCTCAGACAGCCTCTGCAGCCACAGGGGACTCTCTTCTCCACGCTTGTCTCTGGCACCTACAGAGGCTTGGAAGGCCAAAAAGAAGCAGG AGCTGCAGCATGTCAACAGTTCCCCACTGCTCCGGGGCAGCCAACCCTTGGAGCTCCGGGCCTGTGAGTTGGGAAATAGAGGTTCCAAGAACCTTTCCCAAAGCCCAG GAGCTGTGCCCCAAGCTCTGGTTGCTTGGCGGGCCCTGGGACCGAAACTCCTCAGCTCCTCAAATGAGCTGGTTACTCGTCCTCTCCCTCCAGCACCCCTCTTTCCTCATGAAACTCCCCAAACTCAGAGTCAACAGACCCA GCCTCCGGTGGCACCACAGGCTCCCTCCTCCATCCTGCTGGCAACAGCCCCCATTCCCATCCTTAGCCCCTGCAGTCCCCCTAGCCCTCAGGCCTCTTCCCTCTCTGGCCCCAGCCCAGCTTCCAGTCACCTGTCCAGCTCTTCACTGTCATCCCTGGGGGAGGATCAAGACAGCGTGCTGACCCCTGAGGAGGTAGCCCTGTGTTTGGAACTCAGTGAGGGTGAGGAGACTCCCAG GAACAGCGTCTCTCCCATGCCAAGAGCTCCTTCACCCCCCACCACCTATGGGTATATCAGCACCCCAACAGCCTCAGAGTTCACGGGCATGGACAGGACCGGAGGAGGGGTGGGGTCCGAGGGGGGAGTCTTGCTGTGCCCACCCCGGCCctgcctcacccccacccccagcgaGGGCTCCTTAGCCAATGGTTGGGGCTCAGCCTCTGAGGACAATGCTGCCAGCGCCAGAGCCAGCCTTGTCAGCTCCTCCGATGGCTCCTTCCTCGCTGATGCCCACTTTGCCCGGGCCCTGGCAGTGGCAGTGGATAGCTTTGGTTTTGGTCTAGAGCCCAGGGAGGCAGACTGCGTCTTCACAG ATGCCTCATCACCTCCCTCCCCAAGGGATGACATCTTCCTGACCCCCAACCTCTCCCTGCCCCTGTGGGAGTGGAGGCCAGACTGGTTGGAAGACATGGAGGtcaaccacacccagctgctgGGAAGGGGGATGCCTCCCTGGTCCCCTGACTCTCGGATCTCTTCCCAGAGAAGTCAGCTCCACTGTCCTGTGCCCAAGGCTGGTG CTTCTCCTGTAGATTACTCCTGA